Proteins co-encoded in one Dethiosulfovibrio salsuginis genomic window:
- a CDS encoding (2Fe-2S) ferredoxin domain-containing protein, giving the protein MKQHTIVICMGSSCFSRGNQENLQKVKDFLERNSLTDKVLLKGSRCEGECLKGPNMTVDGRIFNRICQDNIDAILTEALLGGQTL; this is encoded by the coding sequence ATGAAGCAGCACACAATAGTTATCTGTATGGGGAGTTCGTGCTTTTCCAGAGGTAACCAGGAAAACCTCCAGAAGGTGAAGGATTTTCTGGAGAGAAACAGCCTTACCGACAAGGTCCTGTTAAAGGGGAGCAGATGCGAGGGAGAGTGTCTGAAAGGACCTAACATGACGGTGGACGGAAGGATATTCAACCGAATCTGTCAGGATAATATAGACGCTATTTTGACCGAAGCTCTACTAGGGGGGCAAACTCTATGA
- a CDS encoding [Fe-Fe] hydrogenase large subunit C-terminal domain-containing protein, whose protein sequence is MTSANRDPSSFAIYTVENDCQDCYKCVRGCPVKAIKVENGHAQEIADSCIICGRCVEICPVGAKRVRDDVTPVKELLRSGRPVYVSLAPSWVGEFAGVSPSQIVQAIKALGFREVGETALGAQEVSASLARFLRHAGPGLYLSTACPSTVEYVIRYLPHLSNCLTPVASPLLAHCRILRKHMDPEGAMVFFGPCIAKKEEADTHKELLDGALTFQDLKNWFEEEGVDPRSFKDNSPRFFPLDAEEGNHYPIEGGMIETIKASGDFSHVRFLTVSGIYSIKKALDAADPSKLTSPVFIECLTCPGGCINGPGSSKDRDGLSRWVDVKEFAGPLDKAAGRTETVVVAEAYVPEIPATGDITEKQITQALFTVGKRSKEDELNCGGCGYDTCRAFARALVLGRAEDCMCVSYMRKKAHKKANAMLRSMPSGVVIADQDLQIVECNERFATFMGTEIQSLYQVSDGLKGAQLNKIAPAFAHLMSGVLETDQDVHYDHFRVGDKLFEITVFSIEPHFTVGAVVLDVTRREIRRDQIAHRADQVIKKNLATVQEIACRLGEHMADTEILLREIAEGYGSEGDMHEENK, encoded by the coding sequence ATGACCTCCGCAAACAGAGACCCCAGTTCTTTCGCCATCTACACCGTGGAGAACGACTGTCAGGATTGCTACAAGTGCGTCAGAGGGTGCCCGGTAAAGGCCATAAAGGTGGAGAACGGCCACGCCCAGGAGATAGCCGACTCCTGCATAATCTGCGGCAGATGCGTCGAGATATGCCCTGTAGGTGCAAAGAGGGTCAGAGACGACGTGACCCCCGTAAAAGAGCTGCTTAGATCGGGAAGACCGGTCTACGTATCGCTGGCCCCATCCTGGGTCGGTGAGTTCGCCGGGGTGTCCCCCAGCCAGATAGTACAGGCCATAAAGGCCCTTGGCTTCAGAGAGGTCGGAGAGACCGCCCTGGGAGCCCAGGAAGTATCCGCCTCTTTGGCCCGATTTTTACGTCACGCCGGACCGGGGCTTTACCTCTCCACCGCCTGCCCGAGCACGGTGGAATACGTCATAAGATACCTGCCCCACCTTTCCAACTGCCTGACCCCTGTGGCCTCCCCTCTCCTGGCCCACTGTAGGATACTTCGTAAACACATGGATCCCGAGGGAGCGATGGTTTTCTTCGGGCCCTGTATAGCGAAAAAAGAGGAGGCGGACACCCATAAAGAGCTCCTGGACGGAGCCCTGACATTTCAGGACCTCAAAAACTGGTTTGAGGAAGAGGGCGTAGACCCTAGGTCATTTAAAGACAACTCCCCTCGATTTTTTCCTCTAGACGCCGAGGAGGGAAACCACTACCCCATAGAGGGCGGCATGATAGAGACCATAAAGGCCTCAGGCGACTTCAGCCACGTCAGGTTTTTGACGGTATCGGGAATATATTCTATAAAGAAAGCTCTGGACGCTGCGGACCCCTCTAAGCTAACGTCACCGGTGTTCATAGAATGCCTTACCTGTCCTGGAGGATGTATAAACGGCCCAGGCTCGTCGAAAGACAGGGACGGCCTATCACGATGGGTGGACGTAAAGGAGTTCGCAGGACCTCTGGATAAAGCAGCTGGCCGGACTGAGACGGTAGTCGTAGCGGAGGCCTACGTGCCGGAGATACCGGCGACAGGGGACATAACGGAAAAACAGATCACCCAGGCGCTGTTTACCGTGGGGAAGAGATCTAAAGAGGACGAGCTAAACTGCGGAGGATGCGGCTACGACACCTGCCGGGCCTTCGCCAGAGCGCTGGTCCTAGGCAGGGCGGAGGACTGTATGTGCGTCTCCTACATGAGAAAAAAAGCCCATAAAAAGGCTAACGCCATGTTGAGAAGCATGCCCTCCGGGGTCGTCATAGCGGACCAGGACCTTCAGATAGTGGAGTGCAACGAAAGGTTTGCAACCTTTATGGGAACGGAGATCCAGAGCCTCTACCAGGTCTCCGACGGCCTTAAAGGTGCCCAGCTCAACAAGATAGCCCCCGCCTTTGCCCACCTTATGTCCGGTGTCCTCGAGACCGATCAGGACGTCCACTACGACCACTTCCGGGTGGGAGATAAGCTCTTCGAGATAACCGTATTCTCCATAGAGCCCCACTTCACCGTCGGGGCGGTGGTCCTCGACGTCACCAGGAGGGAGATCCGCAGGGACCAGATAGCCCACAGGGCGGATCAGGTGATTAAGAAAAACCTGGCCACCGTGCAGGAAATAGCCTGCCGACTGGGAGAGCATATGGCGGACACCGAGATCCTCCTGAGGGAAATAGCCGAGGGCTACGGCTCCGAAGGCGATATGCACGAGGAAAACAAGTAG
- a CDS encoding SpoIIE family protein phosphatase → MQGPLFLEIDVAQKAKEGQSIFGDTFMSQPAQEKNRIISVLSDGLGSGVKANILSSMTASMALRFIASDMDFLHSAEIMMEALPVCQVRNISYATFTIVDSVLKGWTRIIEMDNPKTIFIRDNQILPLTYREVESPRWNKRKILLSEILTKPEDRIILLSDGITQSGMGSWSYPLGWGEEGCQTLVLEVVKKKPYISAQELSELILEEALSKEPLRKAGDDMTCSVMYFRRPRNLILLTGPPFAKDKDGEYAAMLETFEGSKVVCGGTTADIVARELGRDIETDISTGAPGIPPLSIIKGVDLVTEGILTLTEANKILKNNEGLDRNNPAAKLARLLMGNDVIQFVVGTRINEAHQDPSLPVEIEIRRNIVKNLSNTLREKYLKKTSIRYI, encoded by the coding sequence ATGCAGGGACCTCTTTTTCTGGAGATAGACGTAGCCCAAAAGGCCAAGGAAGGTCAGTCCATATTCGGAGACACCTTTATGAGCCAGCCAGCTCAGGAGAAAAACCGAATAATATCGGTTCTCTCCGACGGTCTGGGAAGCGGCGTTAAGGCCAACATACTGTCCTCCATGACAGCCAGCATGGCTTTAAGGTTTATAGCCAGCGACATGGACTTTCTCCACTCCGCGGAGATAATGATGGAGGCCCTTCCGGTGTGTCAGGTGAGAAATATCAGCTACGCCACCTTTACCATAGTGGACAGCGTTTTAAAGGGCTGGACCAGAATCATAGAGATGGACAACCCAAAAACCATCTTCATCCGGGACAACCAGATCCTCCCTCTGACCTATCGGGAGGTAGAATCCCCAAGGTGGAACAAGCGAAAGATCCTCCTGAGCGAGATACTGACCAAGCCGGAGGACCGAATAATACTCCTGTCCGACGGCATCACCCAGTCGGGAATGGGCAGTTGGAGCTATCCTCTGGGATGGGGTGAAGAGGGCTGTCAGACCTTGGTCCTTGAGGTTGTAAAAAAGAAACCTTACATATCCGCCCAAGAGCTGTCGGAACTGATACTGGAGGAGGCTCTATCGAAGGAGCCTCTGAGAAAGGCAGGAGACGACATGACCTGCTCGGTCATGTACTTCCGACGCCCCAGAAACCTCATATTGCTCACCGGCCCCCCTTTCGCAAAGGATAAAGACGGCGAGTACGCCGCCATGCTCGAGACCTTCGAAGGATCCAAGGTCGTATGTGGAGGCACCACCGCCGACATAGTCGCGAGAGAGTTAGGCAGGGATATAGAGACCGACATCTCAACCGGAGCGCCAGGGATCCCCCCTCTTTCCATAATAAAAGGGGTCGACCTGGTCACCGAGGGAATTCTGACCCTCACCGAGGCGAACAAAATACTCAAAAACAACGAGGGGCTGGACAGAAACAACCCGGCGGCCAAACTAGCCAGACTCCTCATGGGGAACGACGTCATACAGTTCGTCGTAGGGACCAGGATAAACGAGGCACATCAGGATCCCTCCCTCCCGGTGGAGATAGAGATAAGGCGAAATATAGTCAAAAACCTCTCCAACACCTTAAGGGAAAAATATCTCAAAAAAACGTCCATACGTTACATATGA
- a CDS encoding NADH-quinone oxidoreductase subunit NuoE family protein, with protein sequence MKPVKVTVCTGTTCHLMGASQFHTLKDHLDDDVKPYVILEGSHCLGFCGSKDLGQAPFVLLNGTPVARATLPKLVRWVEKMVREEPFSDGECPEMR encoded by the coding sequence ATGAAGCCAGTAAAAGTAACGGTCTGTACAGGGACCACCTGCCATCTGATGGGGGCGTCCCAGTTTCACACCCTAAAGGACCACCTCGACGACGACGTAAAACCCTACGTCATCCTGGAGGGATCTCACTGCCTGGGGTTTTGCGGATCAAAGGACCTAGGACAGGCTCCTTTCGTCCTTTTAAACGGCACCCCCGTCGCCAGGGCGACACTGCCAAAACTGGTTAGATGGGTTGAGAAGATGGTAAGGGAGGAACCTTTCAGCGATGGAGAATGTCCTGAGATGCGATAA
- a CDS encoding 4Fe-4S dicluster domain-containing protein, producing MENVLRCDNEATRFRREVLVRIASMCFNDNLEKEVDRIPYIMRPKGDESTRCCIYRDREVLKHRCMAAMGHRLEDEEDDFTPLSRYASMAMEREKPEGPVLTVIDLACSACVKSRYMVTDACRGCVARPCTLKCPKKAIVQRKGQAVIDHDACIACGICMKVCPYHAIIRIPIPCEEACPVDAIYKDEMGKEHIDPDKCIACGKCVLACPFGAVVERSQIVDVIKALKGDRPVIAMAAPAISGQFPGDTSKVVGALKELGFAEVAEVAKGADETARLEALELEESISEGKLLTTSCCPAYVAAARKHLPDLAKFVSHTPSPMKITAKWVKDNYPDSVTVFIGPCTAKRMEAMEDDDTDYVLTFEELGALFVAARINVNTVEPGDFIDDAGAGGRGFPISGGVTQAVKDLLPPDLEVKPLAIDGLDRGAMKTLKLYGSGKCPGNFLEVMACQGGCVSGAGVIASPTVSKRKVTELSQKATAKG from the coding sequence ATGGAGAATGTCCTGAGATGCGATAACGAGGCCACCAGGTTCAGACGGGAAGTCCTGGTAAGAATAGCTTCAATGTGTTTCAACGATAATCTCGAAAAAGAGGTAGATCGGATACCTTACATAATGAGGCCCAAAGGGGACGAGTCGACCAGGTGCTGTATCTACAGGGATCGGGAGGTTCTGAAACATCGGTGCATGGCCGCCATGGGCCACAGGCTGGAGGACGAAGAGGACGACTTCACCCCTTTATCCCGTTACGCATCCATGGCCATGGAGAGGGAGAAGCCGGAGGGACCGGTCCTCACGGTCATAGACCTGGCATGCAGCGCCTGCGTCAAGAGCCGCTACATGGTAACCGACGCCTGTAGAGGATGCGTCGCCAGACCCTGCACACTCAAGTGCCCTAAAAAAGCCATAGTCCAGAGAAAGGGACAGGCGGTCATAGACCACGACGCCTGTATCGCCTGCGGCATATGCATGAAGGTATGCCCCTATCACGCCATAATAAGGATACCTATTCCCTGTGAGGAAGCCTGCCCGGTGGACGCCATATACAAAGACGAGATGGGAAAGGAACACATAGACCCGGACAAGTGCATAGCCTGCGGGAAGTGCGTCCTGGCCTGTCCCTTCGGGGCGGTGGTGGAGAGATCTCAGATAGTGGACGTCATAAAGGCCCTAAAAGGGGACCGACCGGTGATCGCCATGGCCGCACCTGCCATATCTGGACAGTTTCCCGGGGACACGTCTAAAGTGGTCGGAGCCCTGAAGGAGCTGGGGTTCGCCGAGGTGGCGGAGGTGGCAAAAGGCGCCGACGAAACCGCTAGATTGGAGGCCCTGGAGCTGGAGGAGTCTATCTCCGAGGGAAAGCTACTGACCACCTCCTGCTGTCCCGCCTACGTCGCGGCGGCGAGAAAACATCTTCCAGACCTGGCGAAATTCGTCTCTCACACGCCGTCTCCGATGAAGATCACCGCAAAGTGGGTTAAAGACAACTACCCAGACAGCGTGACCGTCTTCATAGGCCCTTGCACCGCAAAGCGGATGGAGGCCATGGAGGACGACGACACCGACTACGTTCTGACCTTCGAGGAGCTAGGGGCGCTTTTCGTAGCCGCCAGGATAAACGTCAACACCGTTGAACCCGGGGATTTCATCGACGACGCCGGCGCCGGTGGCCGAGGGTTCCCCATCAGCGGAGGTGTGACCCAGGCGGTCAAAGACCTACTTCCGCCGGATCTGGAGGTCAAGCCTCTGGCCATCGACGGTCTGGACAGAGGGGCGATGAAAACCCTGAAGCTCTACGGTTCGGGAAAGTGCCCGGGAAACTTTTTGGAGGTCATGGCCTGCCAGGGAGGTTGCGTTTCCGGCGCAGGGGTGATAGCGTCCCCAACGGTCTCAAAGAGGAAAGTCACTGAACTATCCCAAAAAGCCACCGCAAAGGGTTGA
- a CDS encoding ABC transporter substrate-binding protein yields MLGAVILCVAMATGAMAEETIKIGYLAALTGDWAAYGQTEKNTAMLAVDEINAQGGINGSKVELVVYDFRGRQEDAVNAVRRLLEEDKVSAIVGANASGINIATAALVNRAKVPQIGTVSTNPMVTVDRKGDVRPYSFRVCFTDPYQGKLIAWFAAKELELTKAAILYDIASDYAQGLREFFIKSFKDYGGETVADEAFKGGQDVDFRAQLTKIRNSGANVLVLPNMGKEMALIMKQARELGMDDIVFVGGDGYAEFMWEIAGPAMENSYWINHVSPSDPNMAKFFEDYKAKYNDECKEFVNGILGYDAMYWLFDAIERAGSSDPVKIAEALSATKDLQLHHAILTVDEFNNPKDKDGIVLIAKDGKGQFFKKIKPE; encoded by the coding sequence ATGTTAGGTGCAGTAATCCTTTGTGTCGCCATGGCGACAGGGGCGATGGCGGAGGAAACTATCAAAATCGGGTACCTTGCGGCCCTCACAGGCGACTGGGCGGCCTACGGCCAGACCGAGAAAAACACCGCTATGCTTGCGGTGGACGAGATCAACGCCCAAGGCGGCATCAACGGAAGCAAGGTTGAGCTGGTGGTGTACGATTTCAGGGGACGCCAGGAGGACGCGGTCAACGCGGTCCGTCGTCTTCTGGAGGAGGACAAGGTCTCCGCAATAGTCGGAGCCAACGCCAGTGGCATCAACATAGCCACCGCCGCTCTGGTCAACAGGGCCAAGGTTCCTCAGATAGGAACGGTCTCCACGAACCCTATGGTCACAGTGGACCGCAAGGGCGACGTCAGACCCTACAGCTTCAGGGTTTGTTTCACCGACCCCTATCAGGGAAAGCTTATAGCCTGGTTCGCCGCTAAGGAGCTTGAGCTAACCAAAGCCGCCATCCTTTACGACATCGCCAGCGACTACGCCCAGGGACTTAGAGAGTTCTTCATAAAGAGCTTTAAGGATTACGGCGGAGAGACGGTGGCCGACGAGGCCTTCAAAGGCGGTCAGGACGTCGACTTCAGAGCCCAGCTCACCAAGATCCGCAACTCCGGCGCAAACGTCCTCGTCCTTCCCAACATGGGCAAAGAGATGGCCCTCATCATGAAGCAGGCCAGAGAGCTCGGAATGGACGACATAGTGTTCGTCGGCGGAGACGGTTACGCCGAGTTTATGTGGGAGATCGCAGGACCTGCAATGGAGAACTCCTACTGGATCAACCACGTTTCCCCAAGCGACCCCAACATGGCCAAGTTCTTCGAGGACTACAAGGCCAAGTACAACGACGAGTGTAAAGAGTTCGTCAACGGCATACTGGGCTACGACGCCATGTACTGGCTCTTCGACGCCATCGAGAGAGCGGGATCCAGCGATCCCGTCAAGATAGCCGAGGCCCTGTCGGCGACGAAGGACCTTCAGCTTCACCACGCTATCCTCACCGTCGACGAGTTCAACAACCCCAAGGACAAAGACGGCATCGTCCTTATAGCGAAAGACGGCAAGGGTCAGTTCTTCAAGAAGATCAAGCCCGAATAA
- a CDS encoding branched-chain amino acid ABC transporter permease: protein MATLVQQIINGLSLGSIYALIAVGYSLVYSILMFSNFAHGGFLVIGGYLCYFALNSAGMNIWIAGLGALVGAGFAAVLTERLAYKPIRERTSVTLYLLIASMGMSIVIENVFVVIAGGRFRALPPVIPTDTVNLFGGATTSALDLISLATAFVFLGGLQIFLTKTKWGLAIRAAACDLRVAGLMGVNTSKLISLVFFVAGLLAAVGGIFLSVRYTLFPQLGMITIKAFVAAVIGGLGSLPGAVVGSLILGLAEMLTAGFLSSQLRDLVVFSLLVITLIVRPSGLFGKDIREKV, encoded by the coding sequence TTGGCCACACTGGTCCAGCAGATAATAAACGGGCTTTCACTGGGATCTATCTACGCCCTTATTGCGGTCGGATACTCCCTAGTGTACTCGATACTGATGTTCTCCAACTTTGCACACGGAGGATTTCTGGTAATAGGCGGATATCTTTGCTACTTCGCCCTGAACTCAGCGGGAATGAACATCTGGATAGCGGGCCTAGGCGCTCTGGTAGGTGCCGGATTTGCGGCGGTACTCACCGAGAGACTGGCATATAAACCTATAAGAGAGAGAACCTCGGTGACCCTGTACCTCCTCATAGCCTCTATGGGTATGAGCATAGTTATCGAAAACGTCTTTGTAGTCATAGCGGGAGGACGGTTCAGGGCCCTTCCCCCGGTCATTCCTACCGACACGGTGAACCTCTTCGGAGGAGCTACCACCAGCGCCCTGGACCTCATATCCCTTGCGACAGCCTTCGTGTTCCTGGGAGGACTTCAAATTTTCCTGACAAAGACAAAATGGGGCCTCGCCATCAGGGCCGCCGCCTGCGATCTCAGGGTGGCGGGACTTATGGGAGTCAACACCAGCAAGCTAATATCACTGGTGTTCTTCGTCGCAGGCCTTCTCGCCGCAGTAGGAGGGATCTTCCTGTCCGTCCGTTACACCCTCTTCCCTCAGCTTGGGATGATAACCATTAAAGCCTTCGTCGCAGCGGTCATAGGCGGCCTCGGATCCCTTCCTGGGGCGGTAGTAGGAAGCCTTATCCTGGGCCTGGCGGAGATGCTCACCGCCGGATTCCTCTCCAGCCAGCTGAGAGACCTGGTGGTATTTTCCCTTCTGGTCATAACCCTAATAGTCCGACCTAGTGGCCTGTTCGGGAAAGACATCAGAGAGAAGGTGTAG
- a CDS encoding branched-chain amino acid ABC transporter permease has protein sequence MPAYAEGILILLCINAIAAMGVSLLTGFTGIFTLGHAAYLALGSYTTAILTLDYGVGWFPAVLAGGVVAMVIGCLIGIPTLKLMGDYYAIASIGLAESIRLILENWQSVTNGARGLAGIDTFTTLPVAGGFFVVLAIMAFCLIDGRFGRSLKACRDDHVAAGLLGFDVARIRVVSLSISALYCGLAGGLYAGFISFIQPMMFDMLKSTEMTAVVVFGGLGSMSGAILGTTVITLVTELFRPISQYRMLIYGLVLVLVMVLRPEGIMGRNEVRGLVRRLFKKGGERS, from the coding sequence ATGCCTGCATACGCTGAAGGGATTTTAATACTGCTCTGCATCAACGCCATCGCCGCTATGGGAGTGTCGCTGCTGACCGGCTTTACGGGCATATTCACCTTAGGACACGCCGCCTACCTGGCCCTGGGCTCCTACACCACCGCCATACTGACCCTCGATTACGGTGTGGGCTGGTTCCCTGCGGTTCTCGCCGGTGGAGTTGTGGCGATGGTCATAGGCTGCCTTATAGGTATACCTACCTTAAAGCTGATGGGGGACTATTACGCCATAGCCTCCATAGGTCTGGCGGAATCGATCAGGCTCATACTGGAAAACTGGCAGAGCGTCACCAACGGAGCCAGAGGGCTGGCTGGTATAGACACCTTCACCACCCTCCCTGTGGCAGGAGGATTCTTCGTCGTTCTGGCGATAATGGCCTTCTGTCTCATAGACGGCAGGTTCGGCAGATCCCTAAAAGCCTGCCGAGACGACCACGTAGCGGCAGGGCTCCTGGGATTCGACGTCGCAAGAATCAGGGTAGTAAGCCTCTCCATCTCCGCCCTATACTGCGGCCTCGCCGGAGGACTTTATGCGGGATTTATATCCTTTATTCAGCCTATGATGTTCGATATGCTTAAATCAACCGAGATGACCGCCGTCGTGGTCTTCGGAGGTCTGGGCTCCATGAGCGGGGCCATACTTGGCACCACGGTTATAACACTGGTTACCGAGCTGTTCAGACCTATATCCCAGTATCGTATGCTTATATACGGACTGGTCCTGGTACTGGTCATGGTCCTTCGTCCTGAGGGAATAATGGGACGAAACGAGGTCAGGGGCCTGGTAAGAAGGCTTTTCAAAAAAGGAGGTGAACGTTCATGA
- a CDS encoding ABC transporter ATP-binding protein, which translates to MTEVLVLDTLNKFFGGVHAVRDVSFTLQKGELAGLIGPNGAGKTTVFNLITGVYPLDSGHVSMEGQDVTGIRTCDAVGKGIARTFQNLRLFKGSSVLENVMTAGQRYHPYSFFEAATHMGRWRSTEKAIRKESMDLLERVGLAKDADRVADTLPYGHQRRLEIARALALRPRLLLLDEPAAGMNPEEVQELNVLIKNIHRDFDLTILVIEHHMELVMEICPHVICLNFGAVIADGTPEDIQGNKEVLKAYLGEEVE; encoded by the coding sequence ATGACGGAGGTCCTGGTTCTCGACACCTTAAACAAGTTCTTCGGAGGCGTCCACGCCGTCAGAGACGTATCCTTCACCTTGCAGAAAGGGGAGCTGGCGGGGCTCATAGGGCCTAACGGAGCGGGCAAAACCACTGTCTTCAACCTGATAACCGGGGTCTATCCTCTGGATTCGGGACACGTCTCCATGGAGGGACAGGACGTAACGGGAATCCGAACCTGCGACGCCGTCGGAAAGGGCATAGCTCGAACCTTCCAGAACCTCAGGCTCTTCAAAGGCTCCTCGGTGCTGGAAAACGTCATGACCGCAGGCCAGAGGTATCACCCCTACTCCTTCTTTGAAGCTGCCACCCATATGGGAAGATGGCGCTCCACGGAAAAAGCCATAAGGAAGGAATCTATGGACCTGCTTGAGCGAGTCGGCCTGGCCAAAGACGCCGATAGAGTGGCGGACACCCTGCCCTACGGCCACCAGAGACGGCTTGAGATAGCCAGAGCTCTGGCCCTCCGCCCCAGACTCCTTCTCCTGGATGAACCGGCCGCCGGGATGAACCCCGAGGAGGTCCAGGAGCTAAACGTCCTGATAAAGAACATACACCGAGACTTCGACCTCACCATACTGGTCATAGAGCACCATATGGAACTGGTCATGGAGATATGCCCTCACGTCATATGCCTCAACTTCGGCGCCGTCATAGCCGACGGAACCCCTGAGGACATTCAGGGCAACAAAGAGGTCCTTAAAGCCTATCTAGGCGAGGAGGTGGAGTGA
- a CDS encoding ABC transporter ATP-binding protein has protein sequence MDKKPLLSVRGLEVSYGAIKALLGVDLDVYEGEIVSVIGANGAGKSTLMNAIMGDVPRQAGTVSIGDKVLSSKSFQVVAQGLSLSPEGRKVFTTLTVDENLMMGAFPRDDRSKIEATKEHVFELFPRLKERHGQYAGTLSGGEQQMLAIGRALMSAPKVLLLDEPSLGLAPIVIKDIFRELKKINGEGMTILLVEQNARQALMLSHRAYVIQTGRVIMEGPSSELITNPEVEAAYLGTTKH, from the coding sequence ATGGATAAAAAGCCGCTTCTGTCGGTCAGAGGGCTAGAGGTCAGCTACGGAGCCATAAAGGCCCTGCTCGGAGTCGACCTCGACGTCTACGAGGGAGAGATAGTCTCGGTTATAGGGGCAAACGGCGCGGGAAAATCCACCCTTATGAACGCCATCATGGGAGACGTCCCCCGCCAGGCCGGGACCGTCTCCATCGGGGACAAAGTCCTATCCTCCAAGAGCTTCCAGGTCGTGGCACAGGGGCTCTCTCTGTCCCCTGAGGGAAGAAAGGTCTTCACCACTCTGACCGTGGACGAAAACCTCATGATGGGGGCCTTCCCCAGAGATGACAGGTCGAAGATAGAGGCAACAAAGGAACACGTCTTCGAGCTGTTTCCAAGGCTTAAGGAAAGACACGGCCAGTACGCCGGAACCCTCTCCGGCGGAGAGCAGCAGATGTTGGCCATAGGCAGGGCACTCATGTCCGCCCCGAAGGTCCTCCTGCTGGACGAGCCGTCTCTGGGACTGGCACCTATCGTCATAAAGGACATATTCAGGGAGCTGAAGAAGATCAACGGCGAGGGCATGACCATTCTGCTGGTGGAGCAGAACGCCAGACAGGCCCTCATGCTCTCCCACAGGGCCTACGTCATCCAGACCGGAAGGGTGATCATGGAAGGCCCATCCAGCGAGCTTATAACCAACCCAGAGGTGGAGGCCGCCTACCTGGGCACCACAAAGCACTGA
- a CDS encoding helix-turn-helix transcriptional regulator encodes MPKEMSSSRIRRLNSIMERLCSKPEVGGAELRGLKGNSSSRTFQRDLQYLREEFGTEIDYDPSRDSYSLLNRGSFVMVISINEAQIQGLAAGIKIASHFLPHLKDDLSDLWGKVSAIVPNRLIKQGEALGSSTVVATPVSAVNPRTFHLLIDAINKKIPVRFSYTSPYESSPEPKERVTSPWGVFFQAHAWYLWASHPNVPDGVTYRISRINTPLMWPDGDYQEKPHGQEISDYASSCWYAYRGGSDVEIELNISPPLSLVIPETTWHPTQTIETKEDLSATLRATVSENALGSVARWILASAPFVTVESPTRLADQVEKLLADLVDKTGMTPR; translated from the coding sequence ATGCCCAAAGAGATGTCGTCCAGCAGAATAAGAAGGCTCAACTCCATAATGGAGAGGCTCTGCTCAAAGCCCGAGGTGGGAGGGGCAGAGCTCAGGGGCCTTAAGGGAAACTCGTCATCCAGGACCTTTCAGAGAGACCTTCAGTACCTCCGGGAGGAGTTCGGCACGGAGATAGATTACGATCCATCCCGGGACAGCTACAGCCTTTTAAACCGAGGATCTTTCGTTATGGTCATCTCCATAAACGAAGCACAGATACAAGGCCTGGCGGCAGGCATAAAGATAGCCTCCCACTTTCTGCCCCACCTGAAGGACGACCTTTCCGACCTATGGGGAAAGGTTTCCGCCATCGTACCAAATAGACTAATCAAACAGGGGGAGGCCCTGGGCAGCTCCACGGTGGTGGCCACGCCGGTATCCGCCGTAAACCCCAGGACCTTCCACCTTCTCATAGACGCCATAAACAAAAAGATCCCGGTAAGGTTCTCCTACACCTCTCCCTACGAATCGTCGCCGGAACCGAAAGAGAGAGTGACATCGCCCTGGGGCGTGTTCTTCCAGGCCCACGCATGGTATCTCTGGGCCAGCCATCCCAACGTCCCAGACGGGGTTACCTACCGGATCTCCCGAATAAACACGCCTCTCATGTGGCCTGACGGAGATTATCAGGAAAAGCCTCATGGGCAGGAGATCTCCGACTACGCGTCGTCCTGCTGGTACGCCTATCGAGGAGGCTCGGACGTGGAGATAGAGCTGAACATATCCCCTCCCCTTTCCCTGGTCATACCTGAGACCACCTGGCATCCCACCCAGACAATAGAGACGAAAGAGGACCTATCGGCGACCCTCAGAGCCACCGTCTCGGAGAACGCCCTGGGGTCCGTGGCGAGGTGGATCCTGGCGAGCGCGCCTTTTGTGACGGTGGAGAGCCCCACAAGACTGGCGGATCAGGTGGAAAAGCTGCTGGCAGACTTGGTCGACAAAACGGGGATGACACCTCGATAG